CACAGTATGTGCGTCGCGCTGGAACACAGTGTCACCCGCGCGAGCCGCGCCGCGCCTTCCTTGCGATTGGATTGCGGTCTATGCGCGTACAACCGCTTGGCATGGATATTGTGTTTGCGATTCACCTGACAGCGTGCGGCGGCGCCGCGAGCATGCCGTCGTGCAGCGCCGAGCCGACGAGCCACGCCTGTGCGCCGCTTTGCGCGGCGGCATCGAGATCGCGGCGATCGCGAATGCCGCCCGCACCGATCAGCGTGTGTTCGTGGCCCGCGCGCTCGCGCAGTGCGTTGAACGTGTCGAGGTCGGGGCCTTCGTAGGCGCCGACGCGATCGAGCGTCATGACGATCACGCGCGAGGGCCATAAGGCGGGCGTGTCGTGCAGTGCGACGGTGGACGTGACGCCCGCTGGGTGAAGCGGGCGCCCCGCGCGGCGGTCGAGCGACAGGATCGGCTCGTAGCCGGCCCGTTCGGCGTCGCGCAGCGCGTCAGGGGTGCGAAGCGTCTCCGAGCCGAACACGGGGACGATCGCGCCGGGCGCGCTGCCGCGCGGTGCGCCGATGCGCATGAGGTGGGCGTGCATCGAGGCGTAGTCGGCGAAGCCGGCGTCGAGCCAGATCCGGACGCGGCCGGCGGTTGAAGCCGTTGCGCCTGGCGGATGGAGATTGAGGCCTTCGCACAGCGCGGCAAGCGTCGACGTATCGGCGCGCTGCGCGACGATCGCGCCGAGGTCGGCGACGTAGAGCGTGTCGGCGCCGCTCGCGGCGAGCAGGGCACGCGCGACAGCAAGTGGTTCGCTCGTCGCGCAAAGGGATGACTGGACAGGGCGGTAGTTCGCGCGGTCGCCGCGCACCGCGCGCACCGCGTGTCCGTCGAGCAGATCGAGAACCGGTATTACCCGCATCGGAGAGTGTCCCTTGATCAGGCTGTTTGTCTACGAGTATCTCACCGGCGGCGGCATCGACCCCGAGCTTGCGGGCGAAAGCGGCCTCGCCGATTTGAGCGCGCTGATCGTCGAAGGCCGCGCGATGCGCGATGCGATCGTGCACGATGCGCGCGCGCTCGACAACGTCGAAGTGAGTTTCGCGAGTTCGCGCTTCGAGGCGGCCGCGGCGTCGCGCAGCCCGCTGCCGCATTACTGCGCGGCGCCCGGCGAACCGATGATGGATTTTGTCGCGCGAGCTGCGCGTGCCCACGATTATGCGTGGATTGTGGCGCCGGAATGCGACGGGTTGATGCTGAAGCTCGCCGAAGCGGTGGGGGCGAGCCGCTGGCTTGGCTGCACCGCGGAGGCCATCAGTATCGCGTCCAGCAAGCGTGCGACGGCGGCTTTGCTCGCGGCGAACGGGATTGCGTCGACGCCGGCGCTCGACCCGGGCGCGCTCGATGTCGATGCCGCCGCTTCGACGGCGCCTGCTGGTGCGAGCGGCGCCGCGACCTCATGGGTCGTCAAACCCGATGACGGCGCGGGCGGTCTCGATACCTATCGCTACGACGACCTCGCGGAAGCATGCGACGCATACTGCGCACGCGTCGCCAATGGGCATCGGCCGGTCTTGCAGGAATGGGTGGACGGTGAAGCGTTGAGCCTGTCGCTGATCTGCGGCGCGAACGGTGCGCGGCTGATCAGCATCAACCGGCAACGGATCGGCGTG
The genomic region above belongs to Paraburkholderia edwinii and contains:
- a CDS encoding HisA/HisF-related TIM barrel protein: MRVIPVLDLLDGHAVRAVRGDRANYRPVQSSLCATSEPLAVARALLAASGADTLYVADLGAIVAQRADTSTLAALCEGLNLHPPGATASTAGRVRIWLDAGFADYASMHAHLMRIGAPRGSAPGAIVPVFGSETLRTPDALRDAERAGYEPILSLDRRAGRPLHPAGVTSTVALHDTPALWPSRVIVMTLDRVGAYEGPDLDTFNALRERAGHEHTLIGAGGIRDRRDLDAAAQSGAQAWLVGSALHDGMLAAPPHAVR
- a CDS encoding ATP-grasp domain-containing protein; protein product: MIRLFVYEYLTGGGIDPELAGESGLADLSALIVEGRAMRDAIVHDARALDNVEVSFASSRFEAAAASRSPLPHYCAAPGEPMMDFVARAARAHDYAWIVAPECDGLMLKLAEAVGASRWLGCTAEAISIASSKRATAALLAANGIASTPALDPGALDVDAAASTAPAGASGAATSWVVKPDDGAGGLDTYRYDDLAEACDAYCARVANGHRPVLQEWVDGEALSLSLICGANGARLISINRQRIGVADAASAGHAGRVVEFDGVDIDQIDRRSPEGQVLETLAHRTAALVPGLRGFVGIDVVWHPGRGPIVIEVNPRVTMAYVGLSARLGRNLAADVFAAHGVRTGSALQSQHGAAAPLFVGRTAP